One Flavobacteriales bacterium genomic window carries:
- a CDS encoding CPBP family intramembrane metalloprotease, producing the protein MKRRNFILLALVTLVGFSGGGLLVIYYFNDTPMVRILTGGFSFPMQVFIGIIYGIITGWTAKTIVESDFLQPVRAHYAKLMSPLELSNFDIILISLCAGIGEELFFRAGIQPLLGLWPTSILFVALHGYLNPMNLRLSLYGMAMTVIIAGMGVLFLQTGIVTAIVAHAVIDVILLKMIDTMPEDVPAEDRDNY; encoded by the coding sequence ATGAAAAGGCGCAATTTTATTCTTCTTGCATTGGTCACCCTGGTAGGTTTCTCAGGTGGCGGACTATTGGTGATCTATTATTTCAATGACACTCCGATGGTCAGAATCCTAACCGGTGGATTCTCTTTTCCTATGCAAGTGTTTATCGGTATCATCTACGGTATCATTACCGGATGGACAGCCAAGACCATTGTTGAAAGTGATTTTCTTCAACCGGTAAGAGCACATTACGCCAAACTAATGTCGCCCCTTGAGTTATCCAATTTTGACATCATACTGATTTCGCTTTGTGCAGGAATCGGTGAGGAACTATTCTTCAGGGCGGGGATACAACCCCTATTAGGGTTATGGCCCACCAGCATTTTATTCGTAGCACTCCATGGTTACCTGAATCCAATGAACCTGCGCCTGTCACTTTATGGAATGGCCATGACTGTGATCATCGCAGGCATGGGTGTACTGTTCCTTCAGACAGGCATTGTTACCGCCATTGTTGCCCACGCGGTCATTGATGTGATTCTTCTGAAAATGATTGATACCATGCCGGAAGACGTGCCGGCAGAAGATCGTGACAATTATTGA
- a CDS encoding peptidoglycan DD-metalloendopeptidase family protein, which produces MRYPLHHIIVGLLFLGMTKVHATPYDLSNEGGGKDTIGVWVPADSVPPHINLLVRLTRLEKQQMVRVVDSLLDADYVHPSILVSLSHMSERYSEEPPAVPVAAAYMPYPAHDIYGSWDTHEVNPYDKTLSANDTTVLLVLKSDTQEFVQPVVGVITSRYGFRDGRHHNGVDIDLQVWDKVYAAFDGVVRIAHADGGYGRLVVIRHYNGLETFYAHLHRYKVSEGDTVKAGQVIGLGGSSGRSTGSHLHFEMRYKGKPVNPMHMIALKEQKLISDSVVLYNNGRTYSAYPKGVVYHTIERGDCLYNIARRYGTTISHICEMNGIRRNSTLRVGRKLMVSGS; this is translated from the coding sequence ATGAGATATCCCCTCCATCATATCATAGTTGGTCTGCTCTTTTTGGGTATGACCAAAGTGCATGCTACCCCATACGACCTATCGAATGAAGGGGGAGGCAAAGACACCATAGGAGTATGGGTTCCTGCAGACAGTGTACCTCCACACATTAATCTCCTTGTCAGACTTACCCGGCTTGAAAAACAACAGATGGTAAGGGTGGTGGACTCTCTGCTGGATGCGGATTATGTACACCCTTCTATACTGGTCAGCCTTTCCCATATGTCAGAACGGTACAGCGAGGAACCGCCTGCGGTTCCCGTTGCCGCCGCTTATATGCCTTATCCTGCTCATGATATTTATGGCAGCTGGGATACCCATGAAGTAAATCCATATGATAAGACCCTGTCTGCTAACGATACGACTGTTTTACTGGTGCTAAAAAGCGATACTCAGGAATTCGTCCAGCCTGTTGTTGGCGTTATTACGTCCAGGTATGGATTTCGGGATGGTCGTCATCACAATGGTGTAGATATCGATCTGCAGGTTTGGGATAAGGTTTATGCTGCCTTTGATGGTGTCGTTCGTATTGCGCATGCTGACGGTGGTTATGGCCGCCTCGTGGTCATCAGACACTACAATGGGTTGGAAACGTTTTATGCTCATCTGCACCGTTACAAGGTATCAGAGGGTGATACGGTAAAGGCAGGACAGGTGATAGGTCTTGGCGGAAGTTCAGGAAGATCTACCGGAAGCCACCTGCATTTTGAGATGCGATACAAAGGAAAGCCGGTGAATCCGATGCACATGATCGCCCTGAAGGAACAAAAGCTTATCAGTGATTCTGTTGTACTTTATAACAATGGAAGAACATACAGTGCATACCCAAAGGGGGTTGTGTATCATACTATTGAACGAGGTGACTGTCTTTATAATATCGCACGTCGCTACGGTACCACCATCAGCCACATTTGTGAGATGAACGGCATTCGCCGGAACAGTACATTGAGGGTGGGACGAAAACTAATGGTCTCGGGAAGCTGA
- a CDS encoding STAS/SEC14 domain-containing protein → MSSKEEAKRIITDAGPVSITDRYILAEIKPDQFIDENNVEAFLEAIKRLAGHKGMPMLSIIGKNTSASAEARRFAADPSNTSLISHHAVVIQSKAQELLGNFFIGMNEPKMPTRIFTNQEEAIQWLTDIQDQ, encoded by the coding sequence ATGAGCAGTAAGGAAGAAGCGAAAAGGATCATAACGGATGCCGGTCCGGTGAGCATAACCGACAGGTATATTTTAGCAGAGATAAAGCCGGATCAATTTATCGACGAAAACAATGTGGAAGCATTTCTGGAAGCCATCAAAAGACTTGCTGGTCATAAGGGAATGCCTATGCTTTCGATCATTGGAAAAAACACCTCCGCGAGCGCGGAAGCCAGGCGATTTGCCGCGGATCCAAGTAACACTTCATTGATCAGTCATCATGCGGTGGTGATCCAGTCTAAGGCTCAGGAACTCCTCGGAAACTTTTTTATCGGTATGAATGAACCGAAGATGCCGACCCGGATTTTTACAAATCAGGAAGAAGCCATACAATGGCTGACTGATATACAGGATCAGTAA
- a CDS encoding nitroreductase, translating to MKYNLSEINGVIRERRSIKPENFSTRTVHREIIENMLENARWAPTHGMTQPWHFVVFTEEGRRKFADYQQQTYKKTTSPDSFVEAKFNQLGERPLCASAVIAITMKRQDIEKIPEVEEVEAVACAVQNMMLTATAYGIGAYWSSGGFTYTDGMKAFLGLSDKDKCLGFLYIGYPEGEWPKSQRRPIDTFTRWEEK from the coding sequence ATGAAATACAACTTGTCGGAAATCAACGGCGTGATCCGCGAACGCCGTTCAATAAAACCCGAAAATTTCAGTACGCGAACAGTCCATCGGGAGATCATTGAGAATATGCTTGAGAATGCGCGTTGGGCACCTACTCATGGCATGACCCAACCATGGCATTTCGTGGTTTTTACCGAAGAAGGAAGAAGGAAATTTGCGGATTATCAACAGCAGACCTATAAGAAGACAACATCTCCGGATTCATTTGTGGAAGCCAAGTTTAATCAGCTGGGAGAACGCCCTTTGTGTGCATCTGCAGTGATTGCGATAACCATGAAGCGACAGGATATTGAGAAAATTCCGGAGGTTGAAGAGGTAGAAGCAGTGGCTTGCGCTGTCCAGAATATGATGCTGACGGCTACAGCCTATGGTATCGGGGCCTATTGGAGTTCCGGCGGATTTACCTACACCGATGGAATGAAAGCATTTCTTGGACTGAGTGACAAAGACAAGTGCCTGGGGTTTCTTTATATCGGATATCCGGAAGGAGAATGGCCAAAAAGCCAAAGACGACCGATTGACACCTTTACCAGGTGGGAAGAGAAGTAA
- a CDS encoding thioredoxin family protein yields MPALETIPIPLGFKAKAFSLPEVVSGKPVTLSDIKGERATVLMFICNHCPYVKHVLPELIALGNDYKAKGVNLIAISSNDVSRYPDDSPDKMQDLAVSMNFPFPYLYDESQDVARAYQAACTPDFAVFDSQLVCVYRGRLDESTPGNGKPLTGADMRKVLDKIVNGESLDGSQYPSIGCSIKWKE; encoded by the coding sequence ATGCCTGCGCTTGAAACAATTCCCATCCCTCTAGGATTCAAGGCAAAAGCGTTTTCCCTGCCGGAAGTGGTCAGCGGAAAGCCAGTGACATTATCCGATATCAAAGGAGAACGGGCTACGGTGCTGATGTTCATATGCAACCATTGTCCGTATGTCAAGCATGTCTTACCCGAACTCATAGCCCTTGGAAATGATTATAAGGCGAAGGGTGTAAACCTTATCGCCATCAGCAGCAACGATGTAAGCCGTTATCCGGATGACTCGCCGGATAAAATGCAGGACCTTGCTGTTTCAATGAATTTCCCGTTTCCCTATTTGTACGATGAAAGTCAGGATGTTGCCCGAGCTTACCAGGCAGCTTGTACCCCTGATTTTGCGGTATTTGACAGCCAACTGGTATGTGTATACAGGGGACGTCTGGATGAATCTACCCCAGGTAACGGAAAGCCGCTGACCGGCGCGGATATGAGAAAGGTGCTGGACAAAATCGTCAATGGAGAATCTTTGGATGGCAGTCAATATCCCAGTATTGGTTGTAGTATTAAGTGGAAGGAATGA
- a CDS encoding ATP-dependent Clp protease adaptor ClpS, with amino-acid sequence MTHRTQFDESLDILEVLNDVSSLIVYNDEVNTFDWVIESLVEICGHDQIQAEQCAFIIHHKGKASVKEGEKRKLKPMRDALIDRGIDAVLEVK; translated from the coding sequence ATGACGCACAGAACACAATTTGACGAAAGCCTGGATATTCTGGAGGTGCTGAATGATGTATCCAGCCTGATTGTTTACAATGATGAGGTGAATACATTCGACTGGGTTATAGAGTCGCTCGTAGAAATATGCGGCCACGACCAGATTCAGGCGGAGCAATGTGCATTTATCATTCACCACAAGGGCAAAGCCTCCGTAAAGGAAGGTGAGAAGCGTAAGCTGAAACCCATGCGTGATGCACTGATTGATCGGGGAATTGATGCGGTATTGGAGGTCAAGTGA
- a CDS encoding DUF2461 domain-containing protein, translating to MLLRETLRFLSDLDKNNNKDWFEANRTVYEKAKANVTDLVADLLNGIATFDEHVIGIAPSKALFRIHRDVRFSKDKSPYKTNFGARLQPKESQHARAGYYLHIEPGECFVAGGLYMAEPHALSAVRQAIDSDPGRFTTIAESTSFKKMFGELKGDQLKRVPKGYQQDHPMASYLKYKSFLMVRAFGEKEMLEKDFVKNALQYYKGMKPLNDFINEAVSETAEIK from the coding sequence ATGTTATTACGTGAAACGCTCCGGTTCCTGAGTGACCTGGACAAGAACAATAATAAGGATTGGTTTGAAGCCAACCGGACTGTTTATGAAAAGGCGAAAGCCAATGTGACGGACCTGGTGGCTGACCTCCTTAACGGTATTGCCACTTTTGATGAGCATGTGATAGGTATCGCTCCGTCAAAAGCGTTGTTCCGGATTCACCGGGATGTTCGGTTTTCTAAGGATAAGAGTCCGTATAAAACCAATTTCGGTGCCCGGTTGCAACCCAAAGAAAGCCAGCATGCACGAGCGGGATATTACCTGCATATTGAACCGGGAGAGTGTTTCGTGGCAGGTGGGCTCTATATGGCTGAACCTCATGCGTTATCGGCGGTAAGACAGGCCATTGATTCAGATCCCGGGCGTTTTACAACTATTGCGGAGAGCACTTCTTTCAAGAAGATGTTCGGAGAACTGAAAGGAGACCAACTCAAAAGAGTTCCCAAGGGATACCAGCAAGACCATCCGATGGCATCTTATTTAAAGTATAAAAGTTTCCTGATGGTACGCGCTTTCGGGGAAAAGGAGATGCTGGAAAAGGATTTTGTAAAGAACGCATTACAATATTATAAAGGAATGAAGCCATTGAACGACTTTATCAATGAGGCGGTGTCTGAAACCGCGGAAATAAAGTAG